A single genomic interval of Ruminococcus sp. NK3A76 harbors:
- a CDS encoding DNA methyltransferase translates to MKKIKKWEPDDFELEMTTHWSFPKRGDWATHDAKWRGNWSPYIPRNIILRYSQEGDLVLDQFAGGGTTLVEAKLLNRNIIGVDCNDEALTRCREKIDFDYPPAQGKVFLYKGDARDLYFQSDESVDLICTHPPYADIIKYSDGIPEDLSQLKVKDFLEAMKPVAAECYRVLKKGKFCAVLMGDTRQKGCMIPMSFDVMKIFQEAGFTLKELIIKEQHNCKATGYWKTNSVKYNFLLIAHEYLFVFRK, encoded by the coding sequence ATGAAAAAAATCAAAAAATGGGAGCCCGATGATTTTGAACTTGAAATGACTACGCACTGGTCATTTCCGAAACGTGGGGATTGGGCAACCCACGATGCTAAGTGGCGTGGTAACTGGTCGCCATATATACCGAGAAATATCATTCTCAGATATTCGCAGGAAGGCGATTTAGTTCTTGATCAGTTCGCAGGCGGTGGAACAACCCTCGTTGAAGCCAAGCTGCTCAACAGAAATATAATTGGTGTTGACTGCAATGATGAAGCACTCACACGCTGCCGTGAAAAAATAGATTTTGACTATCCTCCTGCACAGGGCAAAGTGTTTTTGTATAAGGGTGACGCTCGTGATTTGTATTTCCAGAGTGATGAATCCGTAGACCTTATATGCACCCACCCGCCCTATGCTGATATAATCAAATACAGTGACGGAATACCCGAGGATTTATCGCAGCTCAAAGTAAAAGACTTTCTGGAAGCTATGAAGCCTGTTGCAGCTGAGTGTTATCGTGTGCTGAAAAAAGGAAAGTTCTGTGCTGTGCTTATGGGTGATACTCGTCAAAAGGGCTGTATGATACCTATGAGCTTTGACGTAATGAAGATATTCCAAGAAGCAGGATTTACGCTGAAAGAGCTTATCATTAAAGAGCAACATAACTGCAAAGCAACGGGATATTGGAAAACTAACAGTGTCAAGTATAATTTTCTTTTGATAGCACATGAATACTTATTCGTATTCAGAAAGTAA
- a CDS encoding helix-turn-helix transcriptional regulator: MSDVLFESDEKLYAVIGKNIKKYRTIAGLTQVQLCEKTGISLSYLTKLESAKCDKSVSLSFLNLLANTLSIEITEFFKE, from the coding sequence GTGAGCGATGTGTTGTTTGAATCGGACGAAAAATTGTATGCGGTTATCGGCAAAAATATAAAAAAGTATAGGACGATTGCAGGACTAACACAAGTTCAGTTGTGTGAGAAAACTGGAATCAGTTTAAGCTATCTTACGAAACTGGAATCTGCTAAGTGTGATAAGAGTGTTTCTCTTTCTTTTCTTAACTTGTTAGCTAATACGCTGAGTATTGAAATTACTGAGTTTTTTAAGGAGTGA